One region of Ptiloglossa arizonensis isolate GNS036 chromosome 8, iyPtiAriz1_principal, whole genome shotgun sequence genomic DNA includes:
- the Osi19 gene encoding DUF1676 domain-containing protein Osi19 has protein sequence MKLIILCTLLALAAAQPAKNDLWKGSSMDQMVDQTKIECAQKNDEVSCMKFKVLNLLDQIFRKDSFKVSETVEVTRNSYPTEEVSARSEGSLLDNVERYLSSHDVTFKLPLDSSVKVSARNIEDDQLTFDVRFGQGRAVDEARKSKLKKVVIPILVFVLLKAMTLIPLAIGVLGLKAWNALQLSFFSFIVAVGMAIFQLCKKIAADGHSAPLTSHGPWEYQAAQYRSFQDLEQPSQYAQSLAYSGHAQS, from the exons ATGAAGCTCATCATCCTGTGCACACTGCTGGCCCTGGCAGCCGCCCAACCCGCCAAAAACGACCTGTGGAAGGGCAGCAGCATGGACCAGATGGTGGACCAGACCAAGATTGAATGCGCGCAGAAGAACGACGAGGTCTCCTGTATGAAGTTCAAGGTCCTGAACCTGCTCGACCAGATCTTCCGCAAAGACAGCTTCAAG GTTTCCGAGACGGTGGAGGTGACTCGCAACTCTTACCCAACGGAGGAGGTCTCTGCTCGCAGCGAGGGCTCCCTTCTGGACAACGTGGAAAGATATCTGTCCTCTCACGACGTGACCTTCAAGTTGCCGTTGGATTCGTCGGTGAAGGTGAGCGCTAGGAACATTGAGGACGATCAGCTCACCTTCGACGTCCGTTTCGGGCAGGGTCGTGCCGTTGACGAGGCGCGCAAGTCCAAACTGAAGAAGGTCGTCATCCCCATTCTGGTGTTCGTGCTGCTCAAGGCGATGACCTTGATCCCCCTAGCGATCGGTGTACTCGGTCTGAAGGCCTGGAACGCTCTCCAGCTGTCGTTCTTCAGCTTCATCGTCGCGGTCGGAATGGCGATTTTCCAGCTCTGCAAGAAGATCGCCGCCGATGGTCACAGTGCCCCGCTCACCTCCCACGGGCCCTGGGAGTACCAGGCTGCACAGTACAGGTCCTTCCAGGACCTCGAGCAACCGTCCCAGTACGCGCAGAGTCTCGCGTATTCAGGACACGCGCAGTCGTAA
- the Osi18 gene encoding DUF1676 domain-containing protein Osi18, whose translation MKFLTIVASVALMAALVAAERTETTADALQTIYYRCIDNESMYSCVKPKVLAYLSNAVKQDRLAITEDLAVVKSRDMPEDNTEEYYLSQYDSVDPSRRELLRSMMLEKLDAYLSSHQLVAKLPEAIAGSDIVPRSLVDSMPRSLTVPLSDTSNVQGRGFVKKVMIPFLLGLKFKATALVPLALALIALKTWKALTLGLLSMVLSGAMMIFKLTKPKVAYEVVHYGHPPVEHPPHWDTAPHGPYRAYRK comes from the exons ATGAAGTTTCTTACGATCGTTGCGTCCGTGGCCCTTATGGCAGCTCTCGTAGCCGCCGAGAGGACGGAGACCACGGCTGACGCCCTGCAAACCATTTATTACAG GTGCATAGACAACGAGTCGATGTACTCCTGCGTGAAACCGAAGGTCCTGGCCTACCTCAGCAACGCCGTCAAGCAAGACAGACTCGCCATCACCGAGGACTTGGCGGTGGTGAAGTCCCGTGACATGCCCGAGGACAACACTGAGGAGTACTACCTGTCGCAGTACGACTCAGTGGATCCGTCTAGAAGGGAACTCCTCAGGTCCATGATGCTGGAGAAACTGGACGCCTACCTGTCGAGCCATCAACTCGTGGCTAAATTACCGGAAGCCATCGCGGGATCCGACATTGTACCGAGATCCCTGGTGGACAGCATGCCCAGGAGTTTAACTGTCCCTCTTTCGGACACATCGAACGTTCAAG GCCGTGGATTCGTTAAAAAGGTCATGATACCGTTCCTCCTGGGTCTGAAGTTCAAGGCCACAGCCTTGGTACCGCTTGCACTGGCCCTGATCGCCCTGAAGACCTGGAAAGCCCTCACACTCGGTCTTCTGTCCATGGTGCTCAGCGGAGCGATGATGATCTTCAAGCTGACCAAGCCGAAGGTCGCCTACGAGGTCGTTCACTATGGTCACCCTCCCGTGGAACATCCCCCGCATTGGGATACAGCGCCACATGGACCCTATAGAGCCTACAGGAAGTAG
- the Osi17 gene encoding DUF1676 domain-containing protein Osi17, translated as MWTPWNTIGRTVLVLVCVSVVHGSGFFSLKSLRSYAKILHVDRLLTNETGNELWNGLLRDCDKSVTFSCIQRNAYTYLDNVFVDRGNVTVFDGLTLTRNSLDYGTCRGKDLDENLVEGSSQTDCNEEESEEQRGGEGGREFDEGQSPLEEVTNALRRRAVKFLATRDYQIQLPEFFFDGAAVKISPREVDENGALVRVDFGQRGLESQGRIFKKIRKFIQNKLLTSFLALLLIIKLIKLKFMFVIPFLFGVGTAKKLFLKLLLFFIPAFAHVFKLCSSYYTAHSTKYHHHHHQIAHHHHHVPVPVPVPTYHNHHHHHEDEDLDTYDYAHPHIQYRKDMEELKEWGIEPYEDPDYQHEPMAAATVPVRAPGVLPAPYPAPNYPGAYAVPQYAANAQPLQSSFQEKRPVSAHHLAYSAYIDNNRRPIVQAPSPIVNPVANVPLPPGNLASASLPVATNVKTSYTVFGQQNPRQISAKSSQAETKIPVVKQRQDLDDEYYGPIVGRLEDIFKQLRFFEETCRERLVCSMYKNPAVYSPHSNLVSNELSRDPLELKRAGTESSSSQKFHKYLSAARLGQDGGDCLRMYPCHINTE; from the exons ATGTGGACCCCGTGGAACACTATCGGGAGGACAGTGCTGGTGTTGGTGTGTGTCTCCGTGGTTCATGGTAGCGGCTTCTTCAGCTTGAAGAGTCTGAGATCCTACGCGAAGATCCTCCACGTGGACCGGCTGCTGACCAACGAGACCGGCAACGAACTGTGGAACGGTCTGCTCAGGGACTGCGACAAGTCTGTCACGTTCTCTTGTATACAGAGGAACGCTTACACGTACCTGGACAATGTGTTCGTGGATCGGGGCAACGTCACGGTTTTCGACGGTCTGACTCTCACGAGGAACAGCTTGGACTACGGGACGTGTCGCGGGAAGGATTTGGACGAGAACCTGGTGGAAGGGTCGAGCCAGACCGATTGCAACGAAGAGGAAAGTGAAGAGCAGCGAGGTGGGGAGGGAGGTCGGGAGTTCGACGAAGGGCAGTCACCTTTGGAGGAAGTGACCAACGCGTTGAGAAGGAGGGCGGTGAAGTTTTTAGCGACCAGGGACTACCAGATCCAGTTGCCCGAGTTCTTCTTCGATGGAGCTGCGGTGAAGATCAGTCCACGCGAGGTGGATGAAAATGGTGCCTTGGTCAGGGTGGACTTTGGTCAGCGTGGCCTGGAGAGCCAGGGCAGGATCTTTAAGAAAATAA GGAAGTTCATACAGAACAAGCTGCTGACGAGCTTCCTGGCGTTACTGCTCATCATCAAGCTGATCAAATTGAAGTTCATGTTCGTGATACCGTTTCTGTTCGGTGTCGGCACCGCGAAGAAGTTGTTCCTCAAGTTGTTGCTCTTCTTCATACCAGCGTTTGCCCACGTTTTCAAGCTCTGCTCGAGCTACTACACCGCGCATTCCACCAAgtaccatcatcatcatcatcag ATAGCTCATCACCACCATCACGTTCCGGTTCCAGTACCGGTACCCACCTACCACaatcaccatcatcatcacgAGGACGAGGATCTGGACACCTACGACTACGCTCATCCTCACATCCAGTACAGAAAGGACATGGAAGAGCTGAAGGAGTGGGGCATCGAGCCTTACGAGGACCCCGACTACCAACACGAGCCAATGGCCGCGGCTACGGTTCCAGTACGTGCTCCAGGAGTGCTTCCAGCCCCGTATCCAGCGCCCAACTACCCTGGAGCATACGCTGTGCCTCAATATGCAGCCAACGCTCAACCATTACAATCATCGTTCCAAGAAAAGAGACCAGTCTCGGCTCATCATCTGGCCTACTCGGCCTACATCGATAACAATCGTCGACCAATAGTGCAAGCACCCTCTCCAATCGTCAATCCAGTTGCGAACGTTCCTCTGCCACCTGGTAATCTTGCGTCAGCTTCGTTGCCAGTTGCCACTAACGTGAAAACATCGTACACCGTTTTCGGTCAGCAGAATCCGCGACAGATTTCCGCGAAGAGCTCCCAAGCGGAGACGAAGATACCAGTCGTCAAGCAACGACAGGATCTAGACGACGAGTACTATGGACCGATAGTCGGTCGATTGGAGGACATATTCAAACAGCTGCGATTCTTCGAGGAAACGTGTCGAGAGAGGCTGGTCTGCAGCATGTACAAGAACCCGGCCGTTTACTCGCCGCATAGTAACCTCGTGTCGAACGAACTATCCAG agaCCCCTTGGAGCTGAAGAGAGCAGGTACCGAGAGTTCGTCCAGTCAGAAGTTCCACAAATACCTCAGTGCGGCCAGATTGGGTCAAGATGGTGGTGATTGTTTGAGAATGTACCCGTGTCACATAAACACCGAGTAA